In the genome of Thermodesulfovibrionales bacterium, one region contains:
- a CDS encoding diguanylate cyclase, with the protein MRLWPKLFKGFREVKVFFISLSLIVLFFIAAIFFGIYLRSDALMFETIRDEARSYFDLILQTRIWNAQHGGVYVEKKEGVGSNLYLKEVGIEPDIVCSNNRVLTMRNPALMTKEISQLIGKRSGVRFHITSLKPINSENSPDRFERDALLEFEGGKKEVSSVDRTIVPPLFRYMAPLSVEQSCLACHERQGYKVGDIRGGISVTIPLGGLEEKMRTNRIMLMLLLIFTVVLLMSTLYYMVWRLVLRLHESRKKLRHISITDELTGLRNRRYIMGRLGEEFQRARRIEKSLGVIMLDLDNFKQLNDLYGHQFGDVILRAVAKRMQSSLRDYDLVGRIGGEEFLIVSPDSDIEETGRIAERMRTIIRDEPIGDGSKEMTVTVSAGITMLRDEDRGIDALLRRADKALYRAKQEGRDRVASS; encoded by the coding sequence TTGCGATTATGGCCGAAGTTGTTTAAGGGTTTTCGGGAAGTAAAGGTCTTCTTCATATCCTTGAGCCTGATTGTGCTCTTCTTCATCGCTGCAATCTTTTTCGGTATCTATCTCAGGAGCGATGCCCTGATGTTCGAGACCATCAGGGATGAGGCGAGATCATATTTTGACCTGATCCTGCAGACGAGAATATGGAACGCACAACACGGCGGCGTCTATGTGGAGAAGAAGGAGGGTGTCGGCTCAAATCTTTATCTGAAAGAGGTAGGCATCGAACCGGACATAGTCTGCAGCAACAACAGGGTTTTGACGATGCGGAATCCCGCCCTTATGACGAAGGAGATTTCTCAACTTATCGGGAAAAGAAGCGGGGTAAGATTTCACATAACCAGCCTCAAACCGATAAACAGCGAGAACTCACCGGACAGGTTCGAGCGTGACGCGCTTCTGGAATTTGAAGGCGGTAAGAAGGAGGTCTCGAGCGTGGACAGGACAATCGTTCCACCTCTATTCAGGTATATGGCACCTCTCTCTGTGGAACAATCGTGCCTCGCCTGCCACGAACGGCAGGGATACAAGGTGGGAGATATCCGCGGGGGCATAAGCGTCACGATACCGCTCGGCGGATTGGAAGAAAAGATGCGCACAAACAGGATCATGCTGATGCTCCTCTTGATATTCACCGTTGTGCTTCTCATGTCGACCCTCTACTATATGGTCTGGAGGCTTGTTTTACGGCTTCATGAATCTAGGAAAAAACTAAGGCATATCTCGATCACCGACGAGTTGACGGGACTAAGAAACCGGCGGTATATCATGGGACGATTGGGAGAGGAATTCCAGCGGGCAAGGCGCATCGAGAAGTCACTGGGCGTGATTATGCTCGATCTCGATAATTTCAAGCAGCTGAACGATCTTTACGGGCACCAGTTCGGAGACGTCATACTTCGTGCCGTGGCTAAGCGGATGCAATCGAGCCTCAGGGACTATGACCTCGTCGGAAGGATCGGCGGGGAGGAATTCCTTATCGTTTCGCCTGATTCCGATATTGAAGAGACCGGCAGGATCGCCGAGAGGATGAGGACCATCATCAGAGACGAACCTATCGGCGACGGTTCGAAAGAGATGACCGTTACTGTCAGCGCCGGCATAACTATGCTGAGAGATGAAGACCGGGGTATCGATGCCCTGCTCAGGAGAGCAGATAAGGCGTTATACAGGGCCAAACAGGAGGGGAGGGACAGGGTCGCCTCGTCCTGA
- a CDS encoding carbonic anhydrase: MMKKGIIASFVLVGLLIFSQAYTAEQAVHSGHHGSQAEVQQVKEIVSRILANNADFMKKHGAEYFNPFLESQHPKATVVSCSDSRVHVHALDQTPDNDLFVIRNIGNQVATAEGSVEYGVHHLHTPLLLIVGHVRCGAIKAALGDYSKESSAIKKELDTISIAKGGDWLEGVKKNVNNQVADAMKKFGAEVKDGDLVVVGAVYDFANDLKQGYGKLTIINVNGDTSADKIKVFVDTNSSAM; encoded by the coding sequence ATGATGAAGAAGGGAATAATCGCAAGTTTCGTTTTAGTTGGCCTGTTGATCTTCAGTCAGGCCTACACTGCTGAGCAGGCGGTGCATTCGGGTCATCACGGGTCACAGGCCGAAGTCCAGCAGGTCAAGGAAATCGTCAGCCGTATCCTCGCAAACAACGCCGACTTTATGAAGAAGCACGGAGCGGAATATTTCAACCCTTTCCTCGAATCGCAGCATCCTAAGGCGACCGTCGTCTCCTGTTCTGATTCAAGGGTGCATGTGCATGCCCTTGATCAGACCCCGGACAATGACCTCTTCGTCATAAGGAATATCGGCAACCAGGTTGCGACCGCAGAAGGCTCTGTAGAGTACGGGGTGCATCACCTCCATACGCCGCTGCTCCTCATTGTCGGTCATGTGAGGTGCGGGGCGATCAAGGCTGCCTTGGGCGATTATTCGAAGGAGTCCTCCGCCATAAAGAAGGAACTGGATACCATATCGATAGCGAAGGGCGGCGACTGGCTCGAAGGGGTGAAGAAGAATGTGAACAATCAGGTTGCGGATGCGATGAAGAAGTTCGGCGCTGAGGTTAAGGATGGAGACCTTGTCGTTGTCGGTGCGGTGTATGACTTTGCGAATGACCTCAAACAGGGATATGGAAAGCTGACCATTATTAACGTGAACGGCGACACGAGCGCTGACAAAATCAAGGTCTTCGTCGATACGAACAGCAGCGCGATGTAA
- a CDS encoding YSC84-related protein, whose amino-acid sequence MLIGLAVVILSVVLLSCATTPTTQSEINEQRASIRDMANRTLSELYGQYPGARSRVHKAAGYAVFSDFGMKFLFMGSATGHGIVINNETRHETFMKMVELQPGYGFGAQKFKVIFVFDTQAVLNNFVNSGWEFGGSTAAAAQTSTQGGGAEMGATVSPGMTMYQLSGTGAIVGVSITGAKYYKDDTLN is encoded by the coding sequence ATGCTGATTGGATTGGCAGTGGTGATCCTAAGCGTGGTTTTGCTGTCCTGTGCGACCACCCCTACGACTCAGTCCGAGATAAACGAGCAGCGGGCATCAATTCGGGACATGGCAAACCGGACCCTCTCAGAGCTCTACGGACAATACCCGGGAGCGAGATCGAGGGTACATAAGGCAGCCGGATATGCGGTCTTCAGCGACTTCGGCATGAAATTTCTGTTTATGGGTTCGGCTACCGGCCATGGCATTGTGATAAACAACGAAACGCGGCATGAGACCTTCATGAAGATGGTCGAGCTTCAGCCCGGGTACGGATTCGGGGCCCAGAAATTCAAGGTCATTTTTGTCTTCGATACTCAGGCTGTGCTCAACAACTTCGTGAATTCCGGCTGGGAGTTCGGAGGCAGCACGGCAGCGGCAGCACAGACGAGCACTCAAGGCGGCGGCGCTGAAATGGGAGCGACGGTATCGCCCGGCATGACCATGTACCAACTCAGCGGAACCGGAGCTATCGTCGGTGTCAGTATTACCGGTGCCAAGTATTACAAGGATGACACACTGAACTGA
- a CDS encoding thioredoxin fold domain-containing protein: MKQIILLVSLVFIAFVNVSCSKPDYKKITTDFIASSAQVKDYAIREVADTTSPDWKAVVVYVKEGAAKMPVLIFISSDGKSIVPNSMVYVNNKPIFTKQLEPELGRIGFKLTEKDRIVYNPSGKQTVFMFFDPDCPYCKAAMEKIRSYTGEYRVIVKFFPLEQIHPGATQKAVQQQAEWLKKNRKDLTREVDILREATRMVEEDITEAQKAELTGVPIYVMADGTLKQGLF; encoded by the coding sequence ATGAAACAGATTATCCTCTTGGTCTCTCTAGTCTTCATCGCCTTCGTAAATGTCTCGTGTTCAAAACCGGATTACAAGAAGATTACGACCGACTTCATAGCGTCTTCAGCGCAGGTCAAGGATTACGCGATCAGGGAAGTGGCGGATACGACTTCCCCTGACTGGAAAGCCGTCGTCGTCTATGTCAAGGAGGGAGCCGCAAAAATGCCGGTCCTCATCTTCATCTCGAGCGACGGCAAGTCCATAGTGCCGAATTCGATGGTCTATGTCAACAACAAGCCGATTTTTACAAAACAGCTCGAGCCGGAACTCGGCAGAATAGGATTCAAACTCACCGAGAAGGACAGGATCGTTTATAATCCGTCGGGCAAACAGACGGTCTTCATGTTTTTTGACCCGGACTGCCCCTACTGTAAAGCGGCCATGGAGAAGATCCGGAGCTACACAGGGGAATACCGGGTGATCGTGAAGTTCTTCCCGCTCGAGCAGATTCATCCGGGAGCGACCCAAAAGGCGGTTCAACAGCAGGCAGAATGGCTGAAGAAGAATAGGAAAGACCTCACGAGAGAGGTTGATATCCTGAGAGAGGCGACGAGAATGGTCGAAGAAGACATCACGGAGGCCCAGAAAGCGGAACTGACGGGAGTTCCGATATACGTAATGGCAGACGGCACCCTGAAACAAGGACTGTTCTAG
- a CDS encoding 4Fe-4S binding protein gives MSRERRYIRTFRYVIQLAFLLFVLFIGYRFYQFVLHFENNAYPFFERPSSVDAFLPISGLMALKYFLFTGVVDPVHPAGLILFVSAMGVSLVMKKGFCGWICPVGTVSQFFWMTGKRIFGRNFNIGKSTDTSLRSLKYILMALFLVSIGIIMPLNMIVLFFITDYYKIVDVRMLKFFTEMSQITFWVLLVHCGLSLLYKNFWCRYLCPYGALLGLLSYLSPFKIRRKEENCVHCHSCTENCPSLIVVENQDTVKSPECFACMTCVSRCPSEGALDITLGTRKNSRTLRPYLYPIILLLIIFLTIGAAMVTGNWHSQLPYEEYQRIIPEFSKHGD, from the coding sequence ATGAGCCGCGAGAGGAGATACATCAGGACATTCCGGTATGTCATACAACTCGCATTTCTCCTCTTCGTGCTTTTCATAGGGTATCGTTTCTACCAGTTCGTTCTTCATTTCGAAAATAACGCCTATCCCTTTTTCGAGAGACCTTCCTCAGTTGACGCATTCTTGCCGATATCAGGCCTCATGGCGCTTAAATACTTCCTCTTCACGGGAGTGGTAGATCCCGTCCATCCGGCGGGCCTCATTCTGTTCGTCTCGGCGATGGGGGTCTCGCTCGTCATGAAAAAAGGCTTTTGCGGTTGGATATGTCCGGTAGGAACCGTCTCCCAGTTTTTCTGGATGACCGGCAAAAGGATATTCGGGAGAAACTTCAATATCGGAAAATCGACCGATACCTCCCTGAGATCCTTAAAATATATCCTCATGGCTCTCTTCCTCGTCTCGATAGGGATTATCATGCCCCTCAATATGATCGTACTCTTCTTCATCACCGACTATTACAAGATCGTCGACGTGAGGATGCTGAAATTCTTTACGGAGATGTCTCAGATCACCTTCTGGGTGCTCCTGGTCCACTGCGGGCTCTCTCTCCTTTATAAGAACTTCTGGTGCAGGTATCTCTGCCCCTACGGTGCGCTCCTCGGGCTGCTGAGCTACCTGAGTCCCTTTAAGATACGGCGGAAGGAAGAGAACTGCGTGCACTGCCATTCCTGCACCGAGAACTGTCCGTCGCTCATCGTCGTGGAGAATCAGGACACGGTGAAATCTCCGGAGTGTTTTGCCTGCATGACCTGCGTAAGCCGTTGTCCTTCGGAAGGGGCCCTCGATATAACCCTCGGTACGCGGAAAAACAGCAGGACTCTCAGGCCCTATCTCTATCCGATTATTCTCCTCCTCATCATCTTTCTTACGATCGGTGCGGCTATGGTTACCGGAAACTGGCATTCTCAGTTGCCGTATGAAGAGTACCAGCGCATCATCCCCGAGTTTTCAAAGCACGGGGACTGA